In Lonchura striata isolate bLonStr1 chromosome 11, bLonStr1.mat, whole genome shotgun sequence, the following proteins share a genomic window:
- the NEIL1 gene encoding endonuclease 8-like 1: MPECPELHLAGRFINGACGALVFAGAVQRSAVGRGPEVPFRSEAYGISAVARGKELRLTLSALDPAAGPAAQDLVFRFGMSGSFRLCPAAELPRHAHLRFLTRESPPRALCFVDPRRFGSWRLGHAWQPERGPCVVSEYQAFRENVLKNLDDRAFDKPICEVLLNQKYFNGIGNYLRAEILYRLKIPPFEKARTVLEALKEQEQERRKKDPSLTLSKKVKLRRENTDLLELCHTVPMEVIAAEKQLLDPEHSDNYSAFKKWLQCYLVPGMSSLRDRSGRTIWFQGEPGPMAPKGQRPRKTPRKKSSQLKAEPEAPSPKVTPRASKQRRRAAAKPPKAEEEEEEKEEQAGQADRPRKGRARGRRAVAAAPASPEEPLSVRRSRRTSARRGQGAAPAV; the protein is encoded by the exons ATGCCCGAGTGCCCGGAGCTGCACCTGGCCGGGCGCTTCATCAACGGGGCGTGCGGAGCGCTGGTGTTCGCGGGCGCCGTGCAACGCTCGGCCGTGGGCCGCGGCCCCGAGGTGCCCTTCCGCAGCGAGGCCTACGGCATCTCGGCCGTCGCCCGGGGCAAGGAGCTGCGGCTGACGCTGAGCGCGCTGGaccccgccgccggccccgccgcgcagGACCTGGTGTTCCGCTTCGGCATGTCGGGCTCGTTCCGGCTGTGCCCCGCCGCCGAGCTGCCCCGCCATGCCCACCTGCGCTTCCTGACCCGTGAGAGCCCCCCGCGCGCCCTCTGCTTCGTCGACCCCCGGCGCTTCGGGTCCTGGCGCCTGGGGCACGCCTGGCAGCCGGAGCGCGGCCCCTGCGTGGTGTCCGAGTACCAGGCCTTCAG GGAGAATGTGCTGAAGAACCTGGATGACAGGGCTTTTGACAAGCCCATCTGTGAGGTTCTCTTAAACCAGAAGTATTTCAATGGAATTGGGAATTACCTGCGTGCTGAGATCCTGTACAG GTTGAAGATCCCTCCCTTTGAAAAAGCTCGGACCGTGCTGGAGGCcctgaaggagcaggagcaggagaggaggaagaag GATCCTTCCCTGACGCTGAGCAAGAAGGTGAAGCTGAGGCGAGAGAACACAGAtctcctggagctgtgccacacTGTGCCCATGGAGGTCATCGCGGCAG agaagcagctcttggACCCCGAGCACTCGGATAATTACTCTGCCTTTAAGAAGTGGCTGCAGTGCTACTTGGTGCCTGGCATGAGCTCCCTGCGTGACCGCAGTGGCAGGACCATATGGTTCCAG GGAGAGCCTGGCCCCATGGCTCCCAAAG GGCAGAGACCCCGCAAGACGCCCCGCAAGAAGAGCTcccagctgaaggcagagcccgaGGCACCGAGCCCCAAG GTCACCCCACGTGCCTCGAAGCAGCGCCGCAGGGCTGCAGCAAAGCCCCCgaaggcagaggaggaggaggaagagaaggaagagcaggcagggcaggctgaCAGGCCAAGGAAGGGACGTGCTCGTGGGAGGAGGGCAgtggctgctgccccagcctcGCCTGAGGAGCCTCTGAGCGTCAGAAGAAGCCGCCGGACGTCTGCCCGCAGGGGCCAAG gtgcagCCCCTGCTGTGTGA
- the COMMD4 gene encoding COMM domain-containing protein 4 isoform X1, which translates to MRFRFCGDLDCPDWVLAEISTLAKISSVKLKLICAQVLRDLLGEAIEYDKILKLTSDAKLESGDVKATIAVLSFILSSAAKHNVDSESLSSELQQLGLPKEHASGLCRSYEEKQSPLQDTLRACSLRLSQLGSVHWRVDYTLSSSELQEVNEPVVHLTFKVRDRECEKMTAVPVTLSANKFWVLLAELKQAQALMNTLL; encoded by the exons ATG CGGTTCCGTTTCTGCGGGGACTTGGACTGCCCCGACTGGGTGCTGGCCGAGATCAGCACCCTGGCCAAAATA TCCTCCGTGAAGCTGAAGCTGATCTGCGCCCAGGTGCTGCGGGATCTGCTGGGGGAGGCCATCGAG TACGACAAGATCCTGAAGCTGACCTCAGATGCAAAGTTAG AGTCTGGGGATGTGAAGGCGACCATCGCTGTCCTCAGCTTCATCCTCTCCAGTGCAGCCAAGCACAATGTAGACAGTGAGTCTCTGTCaagtgagctgcagcagctgggactgCCCAAAG AGCATGCCAGCGGGTTGTGCCGCTCCTACGAGGAGAAGCAGAGCCCCCTCCAGGACACGCTCAGGGCCTGCAGCCTGCGAT TGAGCCAGCTGGGCTCAGTGCACTGGCGGGTGGATTACACCCTCAGCTCCAGCGAGCTGCAGGAGGTCAATGAGCCCGTGGTGCACCTGACCTTCAAGGTGCGGGacagagagtgtgagaagatgACGGCTGTCCCTGTGACGCTCTCGGCCAACAAGTTCTGGGTACTGCTGGCAG agctgaagcAGGCCCAGGCCCTGATGAACACCCTTCTCTGA
- the COMMD4 gene encoding COMM domain-containing protein 4 isoform X2: MRFRFCGDLDCPDWVLAEISTLAKISSVKLKLICAQVLRDLLGEAIEYDKILKLTSDAKLESGDVKATIAVLSFILSSAAKHNVDSESLSSELQQLGLPKELKQAQALMNTLL, translated from the exons ATG CGGTTCCGTTTCTGCGGGGACTTGGACTGCCCCGACTGGGTGCTGGCCGAGATCAGCACCCTGGCCAAAATA TCCTCCGTGAAGCTGAAGCTGATCTGCGCCCAGGTGCTGCGGGATCTGCTGGGGGAGGCCATCGAG TACGACAAGATCCTGAAGCTGACCTCAGATGCAAAGTTAG AGTCTGGGGATGTGAAGGCGACCATCGCTGTCCTCAGCTTCATCCTCTCCAGTGCAGCCAAGCACAATGTAGACAGTGAGTCTCTGTCaagtgagctgcagcagctgggactgCCCAAAG agctgaagcAGGCCCAGGCCCTGATGAACACCCTTCTCTGA
- the LOC144246968 gene encoding LOW QUALITY PROTEIN: uncharacterized protein C15orf39-like (The sequence of the model RefSeq protein was modified relative to this genomic sequence to represent the inferred CDS: deleted 2 bases in 1 codon) gives MASKRCSQPADPVILKKLPRLEPATGFLPRQIPGTCSPVPHPGSASHFSYKGSYFACPLHSPKAGSVFRGKASGSLKCCFKSTYKLYEGFVYALLNARPGSVASSPLQQPCAPLQAGRRKSSPAPQDTPHGGPGEGNACKVKDPAKELLRPSLSVTPVKELEELRDTKALSSSPPMPVIHNVFSLAPYQEYLERAKVTDPILFCRNHLWEDSSPQNTGGSQEPAALRDVSVVSSLRSGSDAVQSQEESCYGSIPKKPKAEAQELESQEGSPDRVGTEEPPPKEMVLDLSFKKRLVEAGDTQRVPGCAEGIRRRKRLQGKVGLAEGAQLRGPEVDSGDKSSFQSSANFMFQKYKLLPSLPASTEPTQQDGSSQAPQPSPPSSTPTPAHPASSPSSTPLFPQPGPQLSIILAPNPPQILLPNAPSTPVEEKVVVVQNVGVLPSRTPSGHYFTSLHTLLCDTISGSVSRSSPELLQEWLKKAERAEELGEMPKSLPRPKNGSKAPSPQKPSNGKEIWLAFQDVARLLTDLLSQLRTFMSTCPFPHVVRAGAIFIPIHVVKEKLFPTLPGSFVDQVLQKHKVELRPTTLSEERHLRDLELKSCTSRMLKLLAIKWLPEIYPDLLNLHWHNSIRQRLGARPGDIGSRVPTEGHASTQA, from the exons ATGGCCTCAAAACGGTGCTCACAGCCTGCAGACCCTGTGATTCTCAAGAAGCTGCCTCGTCTGGAGCCTGCCACCGGCTTCCTGCCCAGGCAAATCCCAGGCACATGCAGCCCTGTGCCCCACCCTGGCTCTGCAAGCCATTTCAGCTACAAGGGCTCCTACTTTGCCTGCCCACTGCATAGCCCCAagg CTGGTTCAGTGTTTAGGGGTAAGGCCTCCGGATCGCTCAAGTGTTGTTTTAAGTCTACCTACAAACTTTATGAAGGTTTTGTCTACGCCTTGCTCAATG CCCGGCCAGGCTCGGTGGCCAGCAgccctctgcagcagccatgTGCCCCGCTGCAGGCAG ggaggaggaagagcagcccGGCCCCTCAGGACACCCCCCATGGGGGACCAGGGGAAGGAAATGCCTGCAAGGTCAAGGATCCAGCCAAGGAGCTCCTCCGCCCTTCTCTGTCCGTGACCCCCGTCAAAGAGCTGGAAGAGCTGAGGGACACCAAGGCTTTGTCATCCTCCCCACCAATGCCTGTGATCCACAATGTCTTCAGCCTGGCACCCTACCAGGAGTATCTGGAGAGGGCCAAGGTCACAGACCCCATTCTGTTCTGCAGGAACCATCTGTGGGAGGACTCCTCACCCCAAAACACGGGTGGCAGCCAGGAGCCTGCTGCCCTCAGAGACGTCTCAGTGGTGTCCAGCCTGAGGTCAGGCAGTGATGCAGTGCAGAGCCAAGAGGAAAGTTGTTACGGGAGCATCCCTAAAAAGCCAAAGGCTGAGGCCCAAGAGCTGGAGTCTCAGGAGGGCAGCCCTGACAGGGTGGGCACTGAGGAGCCACCCCCTAAGGAAATGGTGCTGGACCTTAGCTTCAAGAAGAGACTGGTGGaagctggggacacccagagaGTCCCTGGCTGTGCGGAGGGGataaggaggagaaagaggctgcag gggaaggtgGGGTTGGCAGAGGGTGCACAGCTACGGGGGCCTGAGGTGGATTCTGGGGACAAGAGCAGCTTCCAGAGCTCAGCCAACTTCATGTTCCAAAAATACAAGCTGctgccctccctcccagccagcactgAGCCCACCCAGCAGGATGGCAGCTCTCAagccccccagcccagcccccccagcagcacccccacaccAGCTCACCCAGCCTCCTCTCCATCCAGCACCCCCCTGTTCCCACAGCCTGGCCCCCAGCTCAGCATCATCCTggccccaaaccctccccagatCCTGCTTCCCAATGCCCCCTCCACTCCGGTGGAGGAGAAGGTGGTGGTGGTCCAGAATGTTGGTGTTCTCCCCTCACGGACCCCCTCGGGGCACTACTTCACCTCCCTGCACACCTTGCTCTGTGACACGATTTCAGGCTCAGTGTCCCGCTCCTCCccggagctcctgcaggagtgGCTGAAGAAAGCTGAGCGGGCAGAAGAGCTGGGAGAGATGCCCAAATCCCTGCCCCGCCCCAAGAACGGCTCCAAGGCTCCCAGTCCTCAGAAGCCCAGCAACGGCAAGGAGATCTGGCTGGCTTTCCAGGACGTGGCCAGGCTCCTCACCGAcctgctctcccagctgagGACCTTCATGTCCACTTGCCCTTTCCCCCACGTCGTCCGGGCAGGAGCCATCTTCATCCCCATCCACGTGGTGaaggagaagctcttcccaacGCTGCCCGGGAGCTTCGTGGACCAAGTGCTGCAGAAGCACAAGGTGGAGCTGCGTCCCACCACCCTCTCGGAGGAGAGGCACCTGAGGGACCTGGAGCTGAAGAGCTGCACCTCCCGCATGCTGAAGCTCCTGGCCATCAAGTGGCTTCCTGAAATCTACCCTGACCTGCTCAACCTGCACTGGCACAACTCCATCCGGCAGCGGCTCG GGGCCCGGCCAGGAGACATTGGCTCTCGTGTGCCCACGGAGGGACACGCCAGCACGCAGGCGTGA